A genomic region of Terriglobales bacterium contains the following coding sequences:
- a CDS encoding glycoside hydrolase family 57 protein — protein sequence MPAIRLVFLWHMHQPFYKDLVTGEYRLPWVRMHALKDYYGMVKLLEEFPTVHQNFNLVPSLMEQIEDYVAGTAKDKWRDLVAKPANDLTRDEKIFALRYLFQANHTHQVGRYPRYAELLSKRAAHPSPETALSSFAAQDFTDLQVLSQLAWFDEFFLGEADVSDLIKKGRKYTRADQESLFDIESRILGAVIPAYRAAADRGGVELSATPFYHPILPLLCDTNNGRVSSPGLPLPRRRFLQSNDALDQMRRAVESHERTFGKKPAGMWPSEGSVSNEVLGLARQVGLKWLATDEGVLGRSTQSFFERTGTGELLPDSAQRLYRIYRNGEGADSVFLFFRDHNLSDLIGFVYSGMPAKEAADHFIKSVKTSAQPVMSRGQDAVVAVILDGENAWEHFPESGREFLRRLYTAIAADPQIEPLTISETIERTRETTALPSLVPGSWINANFNVWIGAPEDNLAWDYLAEARDFYAHHSASATPEQQKLAYEELLIAEGSDWNWWYGPEHHSANDSDFDELYRSHLSNVYRLLGANPPDYLHHPISTEFIGKVRTIPQTAYIRPRIDSPNIGYFDWLGAASFAADRRGSSMHGKQFLLERAYAGIDGRNFFFRLDLAGELSGDHMLEARIEVLPANVDQNRKAFIARFSVSNRSLLTADLIAFSQSSGNGNRRDNTSREMKASFEKVLRAKVPLSVLGAALSDTLLLRFSIFRDQLPLDSLPTQGWMELPIIAEEQMLETGDQVW from the coding sequence TGTTGGAAGAGTTCCCAACGGTGCACCAAAACTTCAATCTCGTTCCCTCGCTCATGGAGCAAATCGAGGACTACGTCGCAGGGACCGCGAAAGACAAATGGCGCGACCTGGTCGCGAAACCGGCCAACGATCTGACGCGAGACGAAAAAATCTTTGCTCTACGCTATCTTTTTCAGGCAAATCACACGCATCAAGTGGGCCGATATCCACGGTACGCCGAGTTGCTCAGCAAACGCGCAGCGCATCCGTCGCCGGAGACTGCATTAAGTTCCTTCGCGGCCCAGGATTTCACCGATTTGCAAGTGCTCTCCCAGCTTGCCTGGTTCGATGAGTTCTTCCTCGGAGAAGCCGATGTTTCAGATCTGATTAAGAAAGGACGGAAGTACACGCGCGCTGATCAGGAATCTCTCTTCGACATCGAATCGCGCATTTTGGGAGCCGTGATCCCCGCGTATCGCGCGGCTGCCGACCGTGGCGGCGTGGAGCTTTCAGCCACACCTTTTTATCACCCTATTCTTCCTTTGCTGTGCGACACCAATAACGGACGCGTGAGCAGCCCAGGACTGCCGCTGCCACGACGCCGCTTTCTCCAAAGTAACGACGCTCTCGACCAGATGCGGCGCGCCGTCGAATCTCATGAGCGCACATTCGGAAAGAAGCCAGCGGGCATGTGGCCCTCGGAAGGCAGCGTTTCAAACGAAGTTCTCGGACTTGCTCGCCAGGTCGGTCTCAAGTGGCTTGCGACCGACGAAGGCGTCCTCGGGCGCTCGACGCAAAGCTTCTTTGAACGCACCGGCACAGGCGAATTGCTTCCCGATTCGGCACAGCGTCTCTATCGAATCTATCGGAACGGTGAAGGTGCCGATTCTGTGTTTCTCTTCTTTCGAGATCACAACCTCTCTGACCTCATTGGATTCGTGTACTCAGGCATGCCGGCGAAAGAGGCGGCCGATCACTTCATCAAGAGCGTGAAGACCTCCGCCCAGCCGGTTATGTCGCGTGGACAAGATGCCGTGGTCGCAGTGATTCTCGACGGGGAAAACGCCTGGGAGCACTTTCCCGAATCAGGACGGGAGTTCCTTCGTCGTCTCTACACTGCAATTGCGGCTGATCCTCAGATTGAGCCACTCACAATTTCGGAGACCATCGAACGAACGCGAGAGACCACAGCTCTTCCCAGCCTCGTTCCCGGCTCGTGGATCAACGCAAACTTCAACGTCTGGATTGGAGCGCCGGAAGACAATCTCGCGTGGGACTACCTTGCCGAGGCACGCGATTTCTACGCACATCATTCGGCTTCAGCAACTCCCGAACAGCAGAAACTCGCTTATGAAGAGCTACTCATCGCCGAGGGCAGTGATTGGAATTGGTGGTACGGCCCGGAACATCACTCCGCGAATGACAGCGACTTCGATGAGCTGTATCGCAGCCATTTATCGAATGTCTATCGCCTGCTCGGAGCCAATCCGCCGGATTACCTGCACCATCCCATTTCAACCGAATTCATCGGGAAAGTACGCACGATTCCGCAGACAGCATACATTCGCCCCCGCATTGACTCTCCCAACATCGGCTACTTCGACTGGTTGGGCGCAGCCAGCTTCGCTGCCGACCGGCGTGGTTCATCGATGCACGGCAAGCAGTTTCTGCTGGAGCGCGCCTACGCGGGAATTGATGGGCGAAACTTCTTCTTCCGTCTTGATCTCGCCGGCGAACTGAGTGGCGATCACATGTTGGAAGCGCGGATCGAAGTGCTGCCCGCAAATGTGGACCAAAACAGAAAAGCCTTCATCGCGCGTTTTTCGGTCTCGAATCGCTCGCTGCTCACTGCCGACCTCATTGCCTTCTCACAAAGCTCGGGGAACGGCAACCGCCGAGACAACACGAGCCGCGAGATGAAGGCTAGTTTCGAAAAGGTTCTGCGCGCCAAAGTCCCGCTCTCGGTGTTAGGGGCCGCACTGAGCGATACGCTATTGCTCCGCTTCAGCATCTTCCGCGATCAGCTTCCGCTGGATTCGCTCCCTACGCAGGGATGGATGGAACTGCCGATCATCGCGGAGGAGCAGATGTTGGAAACTGGCGATCAGGTGTGGTGA